Genomic segment of Arachis hypogaea cultivar Tifrunner chromosome 16, arahy.Tifrunner.gnm2.J5K5, whole genome shotgun sequence:
GGAGCCCAATAATACACTTGGAACATAGCCAACAAGCAACTATACAAGGCAAATCTTATTCAAAGATTCCTTTTTGAAATATGGgttttaattacaattttattttctttattattatatattgttattatggaaaatattatatacatataaaaaattaatcatcatgtatttatatataaatatttatattatttaatttatttttaatatatattttatataaataattaattttgtgactaatttttaatatatttgtagCATGCTTAGCTTGTTTAATTGTCAAATCTCTATTGTACGTACGTGCAAATTTCTCTTTCTGGGGACCTTCTTCTCAAATCATCactgaaaaaatatattatttattataaaataaaaaataaatttgaaatattttctaAAGTGAAAATTGGCCATGCCAATCCCATCTTCTTTTGGTGGCCAAATTTGGATCTTTGTGACCCCATTTCCAAAACCAGCACCGGATTTGCTGTGTGAATTGACAATAACCCAATAGATTAAATTACCAACACTTTTTTCCCTACACACACGAGTGTTAAACATATCAACATCTCATTATCAATCATCTAATTAATCCTTCTCTTGAGtattatataatcaaaataattgttttatatattatactGAAATACTAAACCAACATtatattcatattttattatttaatcatCATAATGAATACACAGAATAGATCTCTTATTACCCAAGCTTACCACACTTTTATGTCATGAAAAAGGATCCAGCTTCTCTAAAGTTATTtagtcattttaaaaaaaaaacaatttacaCCATTAATTActcttatatattaaaataataaaattcacaaataataaatattataaacttaaaattaattaaaatattattttactattttactaacattgtcattttattttttttttcaaaaaatgtcaTCAGATTCACATTCCTAGTGAATATAATCAAAGTgatgataaaatattattaataatgtatATAAACtctctttattaaaaatttattatttacataGCTCAAATATGCAATTTGTAAATAAATCttattaaaatgtttaaaattgtactaattttttaaattagtctctaaaattttaatttactaaacttAATCTCTAAGTTTAGTATTCATAATTTACATTAATctttcaattattttttgttaatgccTTAATGGCATACAGACATGATATCAGTACCAcacattaaaatattatttgactACATGTAATAGAATGACAAACGACATATTGATAGTAAATGAAAATAATGtcattttaaatgaaaatttactaatttatctTAAAAAGAACTAATTTGCCAATTTTATTTAGAACTGAATCTGTGTTTTTCCAGAAATTTGATAAAAAgcccaaattaaaatatttattcataattaaaataaattttctttttcctttttccgaTGTAAAATTTAGTAATAGTTTGACCTATGCACTGAGATTGGTCTAATTTTTATACAAGAAATTAAACACggtaaaaactcaggtgcagtctacttcacgtaaagttgatatctgagagtcgttagatgagttcatctaacggttctcagatatcaactttacgtgaagtcgactcATCTAACagttctcagatatcaactttacgtgaagtcgactgtaccTGAATTTTTACCATTAAACACGCTACGAGTGTATCATATACACAAACATGGATACACATATATGTATTTTTGTTAACAAGAAACTAAGAAATAAGAATGTCACAATGATTTTATTCATTCACATGATGATATATTCATTCAAATAATGTCACAATGATTTTACTATATATAATATAAGCTAGGACCCGGTCAGAGTTTACACTTTacatacaattaaaaaaaatgtttccaAAATGACCAACTTCTTCTCTTTGACAAATACTATCTACTaaatccctctctctctctctttctctttctctttctctttctttccctgCCTTTCAACTCCCTTTATCCCTTTCTAATCTAAACCTATTTTTCCTCTTCTCATTCAttcaaaggaagaaaaaaaaggttCCAAAATATTCTCCTTCTGGTCaccaaaaagagagaaagaaaagggaaaaaaaaaaatttttagacctAACAATTCCATAAACATTACACCAAATCTAATTAATTAGCTTCTTCTAAATGGCATCTTTTCAACAAGAAAGGAatagagttgaagaagaagaagaagtagcatcATCAAAGTTAGTATCAAATTCAAATCAAAGTTGTTCTTCTCCACCTTCAAATAAtacttcatcatcttcatcaccATCTCATGAATTCTCCTTCACAATCTCTCTCAActctcatcaccatcatcatcatcatcatcatcatcatcatcaaagttCCTTCACCAACACCAACAACAACATATTCAATAGTACTaagaacaataacaacaatattgATTTATCTCCTGCTGATGAAATCTTCTTCCATGGTCACTTGCTCCCTCTTCATCTCCTCTCACACCTTCCTCAATCACCTCGTTCTTCATCAAACTCCATGGACAGTTTCACTCTCCCCACAAGAGAGCTTCTAGAAGATGAAAACGTTAACCCCATCAAAGAAAATGGCACCAGCAACAACATCAtctgcaacaacaacaacaaagaagaaggtGGTGACAACAAGAAGAATAGTAAAGGTAACAAGCTATTCAAACCTTCTTTCTCTTTGTTTGGATTGAAAAAAGGGCTAAAAGGGTCATCAAAAGTTAGAGAAAAAGAGGAAAAGGAGAATCACAAGAAgaaaagattgaattttgatgtgatcCATGATGCAATGAAGAAGTACTTGAGAATGGTTCAACAACCATTAGTACTATTTAGAAGGAGAAGTAATAGTATTAGTAGAGACAAGTATAGGATCAATGGAAAgagttcttattcttattcttcagGGAATGTTACACCAAATAGTAACAAAGATTTGTTCAGAGGTTATTGGAATCAATACTCAGCACCAGCTTCAATGAGAACATCACCAACAAATAGTGGCCTTCTTGTTCCAACACCAACAactcttcattcttctcatggtGCTAGAGATAGCACCATGGAAGAGTTACAAGCTGCAATTCAAGCTGCAATTGCTCATTGTAAGAACTCAATtgcaaaagaagagaagaagctcAAATGTTCAGATATTCGATCTGGTCTGATCTAGCCTGACCTGTTGGTACGAGTAAAAAtttacgaaaaaaaataaaataattttaaataaaaatattttttcattctcAAAGTTCAAGGGGAGGCTCAGATATAATACACTCGTATAGGATAAGATTTTTTTTCCCCATTATGTTTGGTTTCCTAGTATGTGTCTTATGTGACTGATTCTATGTGGTATTTGAGTCATTTTGTACATAATGTACAATCATTTGAGTTCCAAAAGAAACCACAGCTAGAAATAATATCTGAAAAGATTAATAACTTTTGCCATGTACTAGTGCAATTATTTGTACATTATCTCATCATTTTTAATACGTAATATTATATACCACAAATTGTACTAACTCTTTTAAGATTTCAATTATATCACATCCTacagttttaaaaaatatctaaaattataatgTTAAAATATATCACACATCTCActtttatatctaaattttttaaccTTATATTACAATTTTTAaggtttactctttttttttacatAGGAAAGTTTGAGATGAACAAACACATAGATAGTAGACAGTGATGTGTCAGAGCATTTTTCATCTCTCAAAGCTAGAGCCCAATGTTATccctgattttttttttacaatattttttagtttgatatattgaaaattaattgatcgtatatcaaaattttatttaaaaatttgtctctagctaataaattattatatatataaaataaaattatttaagtaGATTAATACACTAACCACTAAACTAATACAATTTGATTGTTACGCTTGAAATTTTGTTCAAGAAGATCAATAATGAAGACCCTTTAAAGAGTTTGTGATGATGCGGCTATTATATTATATcaaatcatatcatatcatatggtACACTTCAAAATCATATATAACACGAGTCCAATTGAGTCATATTTGGACCATATATGCATAAGCTAGATTCCTTGCCAAGCAATCGTTTCTACCATGTCACAATCATGCATGTCAAGGAACATTGTATCCAACTCTCACACTAGTTCTTAGACACTAGTACACTTCTCTTgaactaaaaaattaaagaaaaaaataacctaTGATTTTTAAACGATGTAATACCTTGATATCGCTTTATGTTCAAGAATGAATAATACtatattgaaattaaataaatcaaagtAATTGAATCTAAGGAA
This window contains:
- the LOC112697850 gene encoding BRI1 kinase inhibitor 1-like, yielding MASFQQERNRVEEEEEVASSKLVSNSNQSCSSPPSNNTSSSSSPSHEFSFTISLNSHHHHHHHHHHHHQSSFTNTNNNIFNSTKNNNNNIDLSPADEIFFHGHLLPLHLLSHLPQSPRSSSNSMDSFTLPTRELLEDENVNPIKENGTSNNIICNNNNKEEGGDNKKNSKGNKLFKPSFSLFGLKKGLKGSSKVREKEEKENHKKKRLNFDVIHDAMKKYLRMVQQPLVLFRRRSNSISRDKYRINGKSSYSYSSGNVTPNSNKDLFRGYWNQYSAPASMRTSPTNSGLLVPTPTTLHSSHGARDSTMEELQAAIQAAIAHCKNSIAKEEKKLKCSDIRSGLI